One part of the Candidatus Bathyarchaeota archaeon genome encodes these proteins:
- the pyrF gene encoding orotidine-5'-phosphate decarboxylase, whose amino-acid sequence MNDREFSDRLLTEIDKKRSVAVVGLDPDYQRIPLCFHEATRGNEGDLLKYAADAIIIFNKCIIDVVEPYVPAVKPQIAFFERYGIEGIRAFINTVEYARNKGLIVIEDAKRNDIGNTAQAYADGHIGMVKIDEDRECRVFGVDAITINPYLGSDGINPFLDTIEKHHKGIFVLVKTSNPSSSELQDIVLEDGKTKLFEYVAKIVNTWGDRFVGRRGYSSVGAVVGATFPEHAKVLRSIMPKAIFLVPGYGAQGATGKDITECFNKDGYGAIVSASRSINYPHGTDLNISEDSFKILVENAIQAMNSDISEALSGNGLLPW is encoded by the coding sequence ATGAACGACAGGGAATTTAGCGACCGGTTACTCACCGAAATAGATAAGAAAAGGAGCGTGGCCGTCGTTGGTCTCGATCCAGATTATCAGAGAATTCCCTTATGCTTTCATGAGGCAACCCGGGGAAATGAAGGCGACTTGTTAAAATATGCCGCAGATGCGATCATTATCTTTAACAAATGCATTATTGATGTAGTTGAGCCTTACGTACCCGCCGTAAAGCCTCAAATAGCCTTTTTCGAAAGATATGGAATCGAGGGCATAAGGGCATTTATCAACACTGTGGAGTATGCAAGGAATAAGGGACTAATTGTCATCGAAGACGCAAAACGAAACGATATCGGCAATACCGCTCAAGCATACGCAGACGGCCATATTGGCATGGTGAAAATAGATGAGGACCGGGAGTGTCGAGTCTTTGGTGTAGATGCCATCACTATAAATCCCTATTTGGGTTCTGACGGTATAAATCCTTTTTTGGATACTATAGAAAAACACCATAAGGGTATATTTGTGCTAGTCAAAACGTCCAATCCCTCTTCGTCTGAGTTGCAGGATATCGTCTTGGAAGATGGGAAGACCAAGCTCTTCGAATACGTGGCCAAAATAGTCAACACATGGGGAGATAGGTTCGTTGGGCGACGTGGTTATTCTTCGGTCGGTGCAGTGGTGGGGGCCACATTTCCAGAACACGCGAAAGTGCTGAGATCAATCATGCCTAAGGCTATTTTCTTGGTTCCGGGTTACGGAGCTCAGGGGGCCACTGGGAAAGATATAACGGAATGCTTTAATAAAGATGGTTATGGTGCAATTGTAAGTGCTTCGAGGTCTATCAATTACCCTCATGGGACCGATTTGAACATCTCGGAAGACTCATTCAAAATTCTTGTCGAGAATGCCATACAAGCAATGAATAGTGATATTTCCGAGGCTTTATCAGGGAACGGTCTGCTTCCGTGGTA